A stretch of Chitinophagaceae bacterium DNA encodes these proteins:
- a CDS encoding universal stress protein, whose protein sequence is MKKILVAVDFSEASRKAMDYAAALAKSFNSDIVLLHAFYIPVPMGDAPGYIPLSLAEVQEENEALMQREMEYLQGKYGIGAEVYVRYGLAAAAIKELAAEINAGLVVMGMKGAGKTGGIFGSTVISAIRKAKVPLLIIPENAEFSFIKHISFAADFEERPGTRPYELLEEIAGHFNADVQVLHVQKSEMLMTAGEAAGKIGTDVLFNGLPHSFHTMVDADVEKGIGDFIATHPTDLLVMVAHHHNIFERLFGKEHTKLVAYKTQVPLLVLHDA, encoded by the coding sequence ATGAAAAAGATATTGGTTGCCGTTGACTTTTCGGAAGCTTCCCGCAAGGCGATGGACTACGCGGCTGCGCTGGCCAAATCGTTCAATTCAGACATTGTTCTGCTGCATGCTTTTTATATACCCGTGCCGATGGGCGATGCCCCGGGTTATATCCCCCTTTCCCTTGCCGAAGTACAGGAAGAGAATGAAGCATTGATGCAACGTGAAATGGAATACCTGCAGGGCAAATACGGCATCGGCGCCGAAGTTTATGTGCGCTATGGCCTGGCAGCTGCCGCTATTAAAGAACTGGCAGCAGAGATCAATGCCGGCCTGGTGGTGATGGGCATGAAGGGAGCCGGTAAAACAGGCGGCATCTTCGGCAGTACGGTGATCTCGGCCATCCGCAAAGCAAAAGTTCCCTTATTGATCATACCCGAAAATGCGGAGTTCAGCTTTATCAAGCACATCAGTTTTGCCGCCGACTTTGAAGAAAGGCCCGGGACGAGACCGTATGAATTGCTGGAAGAGATCGCCGGGCATTTTAATGCCGATGTGCAGGTATTGCACGTGCAGAAGAGCGAGATGCTGATGACTGCCGGGGAAGCAGCAGGAAAGATCGGGACAGACGTGCTTTTCAACGGGTTGCCGCACAGTTTTCATACCATGGTGGATGCGGATGTTGAAAAGGGGATCGGCGATTTTATTGCCACACATCCCACCGACCTGCTGGTGATGGTGGCCCACCATCATAATATCTTTGAACGCCTGTTTGGTAAGGAACACACCAAACTGGTGGCCTACAAAACACAGGTACCGTTGCTGGTTCTGCACGATGCGTAG
- a CDS encoding Hsp20/alpha crystallin family protein: protein MSTKPLIRTGDLMPTVFNDFFKPWNNWFDMNNGGSLWGNMLTIPAVNIVEEKDDFRISLAVPGMKKSDFRIDVEGDMLTISAETREEKEEKEKKFTRKEFNYTSFSRTFTIPDGTKADKIDARYEDGVLKLLIPKTEETRKLEAKHIAVK from the coding sequence ATGTCAACAAAACCATTAATAAGAACAGGTGACTTGATGCCAACTGTCTTTAACGATTTCTTTAAACCATGGAATAACTGGTTTGACATGAACAACGGAGGCAGCCTTTGGGGAAATATGCTCACCATACCTGCCGTGAACATAGTGGAGGAAAAGGATGATTTCAGGATCTCATTGGCTGTGCCCGGTATGAAAAAAAGTGATTTCAGGATTGATGTGGAAGGAGACATGCTTACCATCAGTGCCGAGACCAGGGAAGAAAAAGAGGAGAAGGAGAAAAAGTTCACGCGGAAGGAGTTTAACTATACTTCTTTCAGCCGCACTTTTACCATTCCAGACGGAACAAAGGCCGACAAGATCGACGCCCGTTATGAAGATGGGGTTTTAAAACTCCTGATCCCAAAAACTGAAGAAACCAGGAAACTTGAGGCTAAACACATAGCCGTTAAGTAA
- a CDS encoding pyridoxamine 5'-phosphate oxidase family protein — MSIVTGNGDACHFCRCPGMIHLFNKCVNMLGELNEMEIKNVLSSQVLGRLACTDGDQPYIVPLTYTYDGEYIYGQINEGMKLELLRKNPKVCFEVDMMTDMRNWRSVLVFGEFEELKSKKDSEKARDILFNRVFPLMTSSTVHSYGHEEKGKIDDSNRVKPIMYRIRINKLTGRFEKR, encoded by the coding sequence ATGAGCATTGTTACCGGGAATGGTGATGCTTGTCATTTCTGCCGCTGCCCCGGAATGATACATTTGTTCAACAAATGCGTAAACATGCTGGGCGAACTGAACGAAATGGAAATAAAGAATGTGCTTTCCAGCCAGGTGCTGGGCAGGCTTGCCTGTACTGATGGAGATCAACCGTACATCGTTCCCCTCACTTACACCTACGATGGGGAATACATTTACGGGCAGATCAATGAGGGCATGAAACTGGAACTGCTCCGCAAAAATCCCAAAGTATGTTTTGAAGTAGACATGATGACCGATATGCGGAACTGGAGATCGGTGCTGGTATTTGGCGAATTCGAGGAACTGAAAAGCAAAAAAGATTCGGAGAAGGCCAGGGATATCCTTTTCAACAGGGTATTCCCCTTAATGACCAGCAGTACCGTTCATTCATACGGGCATGAGGAAAAAGGAAAGATCGATGACAGCAACCGGGTAAAACCAATCATGTACCGTATCCGGATCAATAAACTTACCGGCCGCTTTGAAAAAAGATAG
- a CDS encoding AI-2E family transporter, whose protein sequence is MANQNLSATAALRYLPAIAMLVLLLYFGQTLFIPLFYGLFIAIVLYPVCRWLEKHGFSKSMAVTTGLLIVVLVFSLLVWLLVLQFNTFRQDLPELKAKLLPTLTDLQNWLAANLNITIASQNEWWQKTSENISGNSSGMVAGIVNKTASGLFTLFIIPVFAALFLYNRKDFVLFLEKLTGDDYKDRLHRILNETIITYFHFIKGMVFVYLIVGVLNSIGLLVLGIKHAILFGFLTAIMTIIPYIGIFVSALLPITIAWITKDSIWYPVGVVAVFVFVQYLEANVIFPRVVATQLNISTWATLVAIIAGGILWGVSGMILFIPFLGMLKLVTDNVPEWEAVNVLIRRNEVKKK, encoded by the coding sequence ATGGCAAATCAAAATTTAAGTGCAACGGCTGCGTTACGGTACCTGCCGGCTATCGCAATGCTGGTATTGCTTTTGTATTTCGGTCAAACCCTGTTCATCCCCCTGTTCTATGGCCTTTTCATCGCCATTGTTCTTTATCCCGTCTGCCGCTGGCTGGAGAAACACGGATTTTCCAAAAGCATGGCAGTAACCACCGGGCTGCTGATCGTAGTACTTGTATTTTCCTTACTCGTATGGCTGCTGGTGCTTCAGTTCAATACGTTCCGGCAGGACCTTCCCGAACTGAAGGCCAAACTCCTGCCAACGCTCACCGATCTCCAGAACTGGCTTGCAGCCAATCTCAACATAACCATTGCCTCACAAAATGAATGGTGGCAGAAAACATCGGAGAACATATCCGGTAATTCATCCGGCATGGTGGCAGGCATTGTCAATAAGACAGCGTCCGGGCTGTTCACCCTTTTTATCATCCCTGTTTTTGCGGCCCTGTTCCTGTACAACCGGAAAGATTTTGTTTTGTTCCTGGAAAAATTGACCGGCGATGATTACAAAGACCGGCTGCACCGCATACTCAATGAAACCATCATCACCTATTTTCATTTTATCAAGGGAATGGTATTCGTTTACCTGATCGTAGGAGTTCTCAACAGCATCGGCCTGCTGGTGCTGGGCATCAAACACGCCATCCTCTTTGGATTCCTCACCGCCATCATGACCATCATTCCCTACATCGGTATTTTTGTAAGTGCACTGCTGCCCATCACCATTGCCTGGATAACCAAAGACAGTATCTGGTACCCGGTTGGCGTGGTAGCCGTATTTGTTTTTGTACAGTACCTGGAAGCGAATGTGATCTTTCCCCGGGTGGTGGCCACCCAGCTGAACATCAGCACCTGGGCCACATTGGTTGCCATCATTGCCGGGGGAATTCTGTGGGGGGTCAGCGGCATGATCTTATTCATCCCGTTCTTAGGAATGCTGAAACTGGTAACAGACAATGTACCGGAATGGGAAGCAGTGAATGTACTTATCCGGAGGAATGAAGTGAAGAAAAAATAA
- a CDS encoding Na/Pi cotransporter family protein has protein sequence MLFSTDIWKLLAGVAIFLLGMRFLEDSLQQLAGRSFKLFLKKQTSSKPKAVLGGALVTGILQSSSVVNLMVLAFVGAHVMPMQNALAVVLGANLGTTLSNWIIATVGFNFNIEYIAYPLAGVFGIGMTLVKKESFLYKWSKFLFGFGFLFIGLNFMKTGMEDTVKQVDLAAFNHYPVIFFLLLGFIITSLIQSSTATMAILLSALHANAIGLFAATAVALGSEAGTSIKLLLASVKGLPDKKRVAYGNLIFNIVTSLIVFIFLLPVNRFITGVLGIGDDLLALVFFQSLVNVLAIILFYPFLRPFGRFLEKRFTAADDESHFIHKVNVRDTELAMLALENEVKHFMLHTIGFTRAVFEMPDAELLKTLPGKDRGQNDMKHYYETLKQLHGETHGYAMKLQDNTTADAALTQRLEQLIASNRNTMYAAKNIKDALPDISQLRNSSNNTKYGFYRDVADRSDDFCKKITHLLLHEKPASCFGALNELFRSVTKSYSLILQQLYRENLDAGLSEIEISTLINFNREMYTAYKSFVFALKDYLLDEKQAAYFDELPGFIR, from the coding sequence ATGTTATTTTCAACCGACATATGGAAATTGCTGGCAGGGGTTGCCATTTTTTTGCTGGGCATGCGGTTCCTGGAAGACTCGCTGCAGCAGCTGGCCGGCCGTTCCTTTAAATTATTCCTTAAAAAACAAACGTCATCAAAACCAAAAGCCGTTCTGGGCGGGGCCCTCGTAACCGGTATCTTACAAAGCAGCAGCGTGGTGAACCTGATGGTGCTGGCCTTTGTGGGCGCTCATGTGATGCCGATGCAAAATGCGCTGGCGGTGGTATTGGGTGCCAACCTGGGCACTACCCTCAGCAACTGGATCATTGCCACCGTTGGATTTAATTTCAACATTGAGTATATAGCGTATCCGCTGGCAGGTGTGTTTGGCATCGGGATGACGCTGGTAAAAAAAGAAAGCTTCTTGTACAAATGGAGTAAATTCCTGTTTGGGTTTGGTTTTTTATTCATTGGCCTCAACTTCATGAAGACGGGGATGGAAGACACGGTGAAACAGGTTGACCTCGCTGCATTCAATCATTACCCGGTGATCTTTTTTTTACTGCTTGGTTTCATCATCACATCGCTCATTCAATCCAGCACGGCAACCATGGCCATATTATTAAGCGCCCTGCATGCCAATGCCATCGGGCTATTTGCCGCCACAGCCGTTGCACTGGGTTCCGAAGCGGGCACTTCCATAAAACTGCTGCTGGCATCTGTTAAGGGACTGCCTGATAAGAAAAGAGTGGCATACGGGAACCTGATCTTTAACATCGTAACGTCGTTGATCGTTTTTATTTTCCTGCTGCCTGTGAACCGGTTCATTACCGGCGTGCTGGGCATTGGCGATGACCTGCTGGCCCTGGTGTTCTTTCAGAGCCTGGTGAATGTACTTGCCATCATTTTGTTTTATCCTTTCCTGAGACCGTTTGGAAGATTCCTCGAAAAAAGATTTACCGCTGCCGATGATGAGTCTCATTTTATCCATAAGGTAAATGTGCGGGATACTGAGTTGGCCATGCTGGCGCTTGAAAATGAAGTGAAGCATTTTATGCTGCATACGATCGGTTTTACCCGGGCTGTATTTGAGATGCCGGATGCGGAACTGCTTAAAACCCTCCCGGGAAAGGACCGTGGGCAGAATGACATGAAGCATTATTATGAAACCCTGAAACAGCTTCACGGCGAAACACACGGCTATGCCATGAAACTGCAGGACAACACTACAGCCGATGCAGCCCTTACACAAAGGCTGGAGCAGTTGATCGCATCCAACCGGAATACCATGTATGCAGCCAAGAATATAAAAGACGCTTTACCCGACATCAGCCAGTTGCGCAATTCATCCAATAATACCAAGTACGGGTTTTACCGTGACGTGGCGGACCGGTCAGATGATTTTTGTAAAAAGATCACCCATCTTCTGCTTCATGAAAAGCCCGCATCCTGTTTTGGAGCATTGAATGAGTTGTTCCGGTCCGTTACCAAAAGCTATTCGCTCATTTTACAGCAACTGTACAGGGAAAACCTGGATGCCGGCTTATCGGAGATCGAGATATCCACCCTGATCAACTTCAACCGGGAAATGTATACGGCCTACAAATCTTTTGTATTTGCCCTGAAGGATTACCTGCTTGATGAAAAGCAGGCTGCTTATTTTGATGAATTGCCCGGTTTTATCAGGTAA
- a CDS encoding murein L,D-transpeptidase catalytic domain family protein: MKNPTLKRIFFFLVILVFILPLPLLFAKGRPAGSLSSISIGTADSSVIPGNNKGATRSSVLYEDLQLDQRGLSRQAFEYALQGFEYLRQNGEIENQDVISIVDFSLPSSARRLFVIDLNSQKILYNTYVAHGNRSGREYASQFSNKPQSNKSSLGFYKTLSTYMGGHGYSLKLEGLERGINDNANRRAIVVHGAAYVSEGLVNAQGYIGRSLGCPALPEKLHKPIIDKIKDGSCLFIFAPDRNYLASSRILKEAVM, from the coding sequence ATGAAAAACCCAACATTAAAGAGAATATTCTTCTTCCTGGTCATTCTCGTTTTCATTCTGCCGCTCCCCTTGCTGTTTGCAAAGGGCAGGCCTGCCGGATCCTTGAGTTCCATAAGCATTGGTACAGCAGATTCGTCTGTTATCCCGGGCAACAATAAAGGGGCTACCAGGTCTTCTGTACTGTATGAAGATCTTCAACTGGACCAACGGGGCCTTTCCCGCCAGGCTTTTGAGTATGCCCTCCAGGGTTTTGAATACCTGCGGCAGAACGGCGAAATTGAGAACCAGGACGTGATCTCCATTGTTGATTTCAGCCTGCCATCTTCCGCCAGGCGGTTATTTGTAATTGACCTAAACAGTCAGAAGATCCTGTATAACACGTATGTGGCCCATGGCAACAGGTCGGGCAGGGAATATGCCAGCCAGTTCTCCAACAAACCCCAAAGCAACAAGAGTAGCCTGGGTTTTTATAAAACACTCAGCACCTATATGGGCGGCCATGGATATTCTTTGAAGCTGGAGGGATTGGAAAGAGGGATCAACGATAATGCCAACAGGAGAGCGATCGTGGTACACGGCGCGGCCTACGTCAGCGAAGGCCTGGTAAATGCCCAGGGTTATATCGGCCGCAGTCTTGGCTGCCCCGCATTGCCCGAAAAACTGCACAAGCCCATCATTGATAAAATAAAAGACGGCAGTTGCCTGTTCATTTTTGCACCAGACAGGAATTACCTGGCCAGTTCAAGGATATTGAAAGAAGCGGTGATGTGA
- a CDS encoding aspartate 1-decarboxylase, which produces MLIEILKSKVHRAVITEANLNYVGSLTLDEDLMDAANLIEHEKIQVVNVNNGERIETYLIKGKRGSGVVCLNGPAARKGAEGDVVIIISYATMDFEEARTFKPVVIFPKEGNKL; this is translated from the coding sequence ATGCTGATAGAGATATTAAAGTCTAAAGTGCACCGGGCGGTGATTACCGAAGCCAACCTGAATTATGTAGGCAGTCTTACCCTGGATGAGGACCTGATGGATGCCGCCAACCTGATCGAACATGAAAAGATACAGGTGGTGAATGTGAACAACGGTGAACGGATAGAGACCTATCTTATAAAAGGGAAGAGAGGAAGCGGCGTGGTTTGTCTCAATGGCCCTGCCGCCCGTAAGGGAGCAGAAGGAGATGTCGTGATCATCATTTCCTATGCCACGATGGATTTTGAAGAGGCCAGGACATTTAAGCCAGTGGTCATTTTTCCGAAGGAAGGGAATAAGTTATAG
- a CDS encoding 4-hydroxy-tetrahydrodipicolinate synthase: protein MSLRTKLQGTGVAIVTPFKPSMEVDYDALGKLIDFIIGNGIEYIVSLGTTGETPTLDTEEKFDIIHYTFERVNNRVPVVVGVGGNNTREVMENLQSYPLEKAIAVLSASPYYNKPSQEGIFQHYKNLADASPRPVILYNVPGRTGSNISAETTLRLAKEVPNIAGIKEASGNMVQCMHILRDRPEDFLVVSGDDHLTLPLIACGMDGVISVAANCFPRDFSDMVRYCLGGDFASARPLHNKCLEGNDLLFAENNPAGAKAFLSEMGIIKNVLRLPLVPLSSSIHQKVKVYLGK from the coding sequence ATGAGTTTGCGTACAAAATTACAGGGAACGGGTGTGGCCATTGTTACTCCCTTTAAACCATCCATGGAGGTGGACTATGATGCCCTGGGTAAACTGATCGATTTTATCATCGGGAACGGTATTGAATATATTGTGAGCCTGGGTACCACCGGTGAAACGCCCACACTGGATACGGAAGAAAAGTTCGACATCATTCATTATACCTTCGAGCGGGTGAACAACCGGGTGCCCGTGGTGGTAGGCGTTGGTGGCAACAACACCCGGGAAGTGATGGAAAACCTGCAGAGTTACCCATTGGAAAAAGCAATTGCCGTATTAAGCGCCAGCCCATATTACAACAAACCATCCCAGGAAGGGATCTTTCAGCATTATAAGAACCTGGCCGATGCAAGTCCCAGGCCGGTGATCTTGTATAACGTGCCGGGCAGAACGGGCAGCAACATCAGCGCCGAAACAACCTTGCGTTTGGCAAAGGAAGTACCAAATATCGCCGGCATAAAAGAAGCCAGCGGCAACATGGTGCAGTGCATGCATATACTGCGTGACCGTCCCGAAGATTTCCTGGTGGTGAGCGGCGATGATCATCTTACCTTACCATTGATCGCCTGCGGCATGGACGGGGTGATCAGTGTGGCGGCCAATTGCTTCCCCAGGGATTTTTCGGATATGGTGCGGTATTGCCTGGGAGGAGATTTTGCTTCGGCAAGGCCGCTGCATAATAAATGCCTGGAAGGTAATGACCTGTTGTTTGCAGAGAACAATCCTGCCGGGGCAAAGGCATTCCTGTCGGAAATGGGGATCATTAAGAATGTGCTGCGGCTGCCACTGGTTCCGTTGAGCAGCAGCATACACCAGAAGGTAAAGGTTTACCTTGGGAAATGA
- a CDS encoding glycogen-binding domain-containing protein: protein MKNILCLLAFIIAFVRTEAQVNVVFKLAKSPSAHPGDSIFLAGNFNNWDPGNSTYAFSFNSDSVLQLTVQLAPGNYAYKCTRGNWQKVEADSNGKDIENRFLPLRSDTSIGININAWKDDLPPVEKKHTAGSNVQIMDTAFLCRN, encoded by the coding sequence ATGAAAAACATTTTGTGCCTCCTTGCATTTATTATTGCGTTTGTAAGAACGGAGGCACAGGTCAATGTTGTTTTCAAACTCGCAAAATCTCCTTCTGCTCATCCAGGCGACAGCATTTTTCTTGCCGGCAATTTCAACAACTGGGACCCGGGTAACAGCACGTATGCATTTTCTTTCAACAGCGACAGTGTATTGCAGCTTACTGTGCAGCTTGCGCCCGGTAACTATGCGTACAAGTGTACCCGGGGCAACTGGCAAAAAGTGGAAGCGGACAGCAATGGAAAAGATATTGAGAACCGGTTCTTGCCCCTGCGGTCAGATACCAGCATCGGGATAAACATCAATGCCTGGAAGGATGATCTTCCCCCGGTGGAAAAAAAACATACGGCAGGCAGTAATGTGCAGATCATGGACACGGCTTTTTTATGCCGCAACTGA
- a CDS encoding alpha/beta hydrolase produces MPQLNRTRRIWLYLPEDYAKSKKRYPVLYMHDGQNLFDESTAAFGEWGVDETLDSMISKGRAACIVVGIENGPQRVNEYNPYETERFGNGEGDVYLDFIAETLKPYMDKQYRTLPSREHTLIAGSSVGGLISYYAMLRRPDVFGKAGIFSPSFWLAPPIKQFTDSAAGKMNGKFFFYIGAKEGDSFIQDMQEVQELLGAGSSAMIYSVIDPAGSHHEKAWRKWFAEFYGWIMADGFNYVVRTRE; encoded by the coding sequence ATGCCGCAACTGAACCGGACAAGAAGGATATGGCTTTACCTGCCGGAGGATTATGCCAAAAGCAAAAAGCGCTACCCGGTATTGTATATGCACGACGGGCAGAATCTTTTTGATGAATCCACCGCTGCTTTCGGCGAATGGGGCGTGGACGAAACGCTGGATTCAATGATCAGCAAAGGAAGGGCCGCCTGCATCGTGGTGGGCATTGAAAATGGCCCGCAGCGGGTGAATGAATACAATCCTTACGAGACGGAACGTTTCGGGAATGGGGAGGGGGATGTCTACCTTGATTTTATTGCAGAAACACTCAAGCCGTATATGGATAAGCAGTACCGGACACTCCCGTCCCGGGAGCATACGCTCATTGCAGGCAGTTCGGTGGGAGGGCTGATCTCTTATTATGCCATGCTGAGAAGGCCGGATGTCTTTGGCAAGGCAGGCATTTTCTCACCCTCGTTCTGGCTGGCGCCGCCCATAAAACAATTCACCGATTCAGCAGCGGGTAAAATGAATGGAAAATTCTTCTTCTACATCGGAGCAAAAGAGGGAGATTCTTTCATACAGGATATGCAGGAGGTTCAGGAATTGCTGGGTGCAGGATCTTCGGCCATGATCTATTCGGTGATCGACCCGGCCGGCAGTCATCATGAAAAGGCATGGCGGAAATGGTTCGCTGAATTCTACGGCTGGATCATGGCGGATGGATTTAATTATGTGGTGCGAACCAGGGAATGA
- a CDS encoding ribonuclease Z, which translates to MFALTILGNNSAIPAFDRNPTAQVLQTMDESFLIDCGEGTQVQLSRYKVKRSKINHIFISHLHGDHYFGLIGLLTSMSLLNRTQDLHLHAPPELEQLIDMQLKFAATHLSYPLHFHPLKEEGMIVKGSKMTVECFKVQHRIDCWGFLFREIRNLRKVNAERARIYEIPASFYEKLQQGFDYANKKGTIVPNEEVTIPGPRSKSYAFCADTIYDETLAEKVKDVDLLYHETTYLKDLHERAAARFHSTTVQAAEIAKKAGAKKLLIGHFSSKYDNLDEFLKETSAVFKNTELAIQGSCYII; encoded by the coding sequence TTGTTCGCACTAACCATTTTAGGAAACAATTCAGCCATTCCTGCCTTCGACAGGAATCCAACGGCCCAGGTACTGCAAACCATGGACGAAAGTTTTTTAATTGACTGCGGCGAAGGGACCCAGGTACAGCTTTCCAGGTACAAAGTAAAACGCAGCAAGATCAATCACATCTTCATCTCCCACCTGCACGGCGACCATTATTTCGGGCTGATCGGCCTGCTCACCAGTATGAGCCTGCTCAACCGTACGCAGGACCTGCACCTTCATGCGCCGCCGGAACTGGAACAGTTGATCGATATGCAGCTGAAGTTTGCCGCTACCCATCTCTCCTATCCCCTGCATTTTCATCCTTTAAAAGAAGAAGGAATGATCGTCAAGGGCAGTAAGATGACGGTGGAATGTTTTAAAGTACAGCACCGCATCGACTGCTGGGGATTTTTATTCCGGGAGATAAGGAACCTGCGGAAAGTAAATGCGGAAAGAGCCAGGATCTATGAGATCCCCGCATCCTTTTATGAAAAACTTCAGCAGGGTTTCGATTATGCAAATAAAAAAGGGACCATTGTACCCAACGAAGAAGTGACCATACCCGGGCCAAGATCAAAATCGTATGCCTTCTGTGCAGATACCATTTATGATGAGACCCTGGCAGAAAAAGTAAAAGATGTGGACCTGCTCTACCACGAAACAACTTACCTGAAAGACCTGCATGAACGGGCAGCAGCACGCTTTCACAGCACCACGGTACAGGCAGCCGAAATCGCAAAAAAAGCCGGGGCAAAAAAATTACTGATCGGGCATTTCAGTTCAAAATATGATAACCTGGATGAATTCCTGAAAGAAACATCAGCCGTTTTTAAAAATACGGAACTGGCCATACAGGGGAGCTGCTATATTATTTGA
- a CDS encoding STAS domain-containing protein codes for MIVKIDTKERFTVITPQDADLSVNMTEELGNLLLSYLQKDIPHIVLNMQDVKAMEEEAAEKIAGTQQQFYAAGHSFVICCLQPGVEKTFARKDFFDGMNITPSESEAWDIVQMEEIERELLKDD; via the coding sequence ATAATAGTCAAAATAGATACCAAAGAACGATTTACTGTAATTACGCCGCAGGATGCTGATTTGTCTGTTAATATGACAGAGGAACTGGGAAATTTGTTGCTTTCCTACCTGCAAAAAGACATACCGCATATTGTTTTGAATATGCAGGACGTTAAGGCAATGGAAGAGGAAGCGGCAGAAAAGATCGCCGGCACCCAGCAGCAGTTTTATGCGGCAGGGCATTCCTTTGTAATATGTTGCCTGCAACCCGGAGTGGAAAAGACATTTGCCCGGAAGGATTTTTTTGATGGGATGAATATAACGCCATCCGAAAGTGAAGCATGGGATATTGTGCAGATGGAAGAGATAGAAAGGGAATTGCTGAAAGATGATTGA